The DNA region GAAATAAAAGAAATTCTTAAAGACTTTCAATTACAAGTATTTTCTTTAAGGGAATTAAATATTAATATAGATGTATTAGAAGATGGAAATACCTTCATGGATAACGCTTATAAGAAAGCTAAAGAGGTATATGATGTTACAGAAGGGTATATGGTGTTATCGGATGACTCAGGGCTTATGGTTGATGCTTTGAATGGAGCACCAGGAGTTTTCTCAGCAAGATTTTCAGGAGAACATGGAAATGATGAAAAAAATAATGAAAAATTGCTTAATATGCTAAAGGGCAAAGATAAAAATCAAAGAAAGGCCAAATTTGTTTGTGCTTTAGTTCTTATCATAGATAATCATAGAGAAATTAGAGTACAGGAAGAAATAAAAGGCTTTATAACTGAACAGAAGAGAGGAAAAGATGGATTTGGATACGATCCTCTGTTTTATGTACCTGGATTGGAAAAGACCTTTGCAGAAATGGCTGATAAGGAAAAAAATGGTATTAGTCATAGAGGAAAGGCATTAAATCGACTAAAGAAGAAATTGGAGGAAGAGTTATAGAGAGGAGATAGTTATATGATAATAGGAGTATTAAGCGATACACATAAATTAAAGGGCTACATAAAAAATGCCTGTGAATATGTAAAAGACTGTGATTTAATAATACATTTAGGCGATAATGTGGATGATATAGAAGAAATAAAACAATATTATAATGGTAATATTATAAATGTAAGTGGCAATTGTGACTATACAGAAAATATACCTAGTGAAAGATTCGAAATAGTAGATGGTAAGAAGTTTTTTATAACTCATGGACATAATTACAACGTAAAAAGTAGCCTTATAAACCTTAAATATAAAGCAATTGAAATAGGAGCTGATGTGGTATTATTTGGTCATACCCACGTGGCAGAAGTAATAGAAGAAGATGGAATATTATTTGTTAATCCAGGTAGTGTTTCTATGCCGCGAAATGGAAAAAATAGTATAGGCATCATAGAAATTATTAATGGAAATATAGAGGCTAATATAAAAACCCTATAAAAATATAATAAAAAAATCCAAAAAACTATTGACGAACGAGGGAACTTAGTGTAGAATAATTTTTGTCGTCAAGCGGTGGTGGTAAGCAAAACGAAAGCAAATTAAGTTATCGGGGTGTGGCGCAGATGGGAGCGCGCGTGGTTTGGGACCATGAGGTCGCAGGTTCAATCCCTGTCACCCCGACCACTAAGCGGGTGTAACTCAATGGTAGAGTGTCAGCCTTCCAAGCTGGTTACGAGGGTTCGATTCCCTTCACCCGCTCCAATGAAATGCGTCTTTAGCTCAGCTGGATAGAGCAACGCCCTTCTAAGGCGTGGGCCAGGGGTTCGAATCCCTTAAGACGCACCATTAAAAATAAAATGCGCTTTTAGCTCAGTTGGTAGAGCACCTGACTCTTAATCAGGGTGCCCAGGGTTCGAGTCCCTGAAGGCGCACCATTATGGTGAATATAGTTCAGTTGGTAGAGCGCCAGTTTGTGGTACTGGTTGTCGAGGGTTCGAGTCCCTTTATTCACCCCATTAATTTTGGGATGTCGTCAAGCGGTAAGACACAGCACTTTGACTGCTGCATTCGTAGGTTCGAATCCTGCCATCCCAGCCAAATTACATATGGTTTACTAGCTCAGTTGGTAGAGCACATGACTTTTAATCATGTTGTCCGGGGTTCGATTCCCCGGTAAGCCACCAATGATGCAGGTGTGGCGGAATTGGCAGACGCACTAGACTTAGGATCTAGCGCCTACGGCATGGGGGTTCGACTCCCTTCACCTGCACCAATATTTAATAATAAATTTGATGATTATTATGGATGTTTTCATATAAATTAGGTATTAAAACTCAGGCGGGAGTGGCTCAGTGGTAGAGCGTCACCTTGCCAAGGTGAACGTCGCGAGTTCGAATCTCGTCTTCCGCTCCAAATATATGCGGGTGTAACTCAATGGTAGAGTGTCAGCCTTCCAAGCTGGTTACGAGGGTTCGATTCCCTTCACCCGCTCCAATGAAATGCGTCTTTAGCTCAGCTGGATAGAGCAACGCCCTTCTAAGGCGTGGGCCAGGGGTTCGAATCCCTTAAGACGCACCATTATGGTGAATATAGTTCAGTTGGTAGAGCGCCAGTTTGTGGTACTGGTTGTCAAGGGTTCGAGTCCCTTTATTCACCCCATTAATTTTGGGATGTCGTCAAGCGGTAAGACACAGCACTTTGACTGCTGCATTCGTAGGTTCGAATCCTGCCATCCCAGCCAAATTACATATGGTTTACTAGCTCAGTTGGTAGAGCACATGACTTTTAATCATGTTGTCCGGGGTTCGATTCCCCGGTAAGCCACCAATGATGCAGGTGTGGCGGAATTGGCAGACGCACTAGACTTAGGATCTAGCGCCTACGGCATGGGGGTTCGACTCCCTTCACCTGCACCAATATTTAATAATAAATTTGATATTATTGTGGATGTTTTTATATAAATTGGTATTGAAGCTTAAGCGGGAGTGGCTCAGTGGTAGAGCGTCACCTTGCCAAGGTGAACGTCGCGAGTTCGAATCTCGTCTTCCGCTCCATAAAATATTAGTTGTTCAATTATGTAAATAGGATTGTAGATTTAATTGGTAATAGTTAACAGATTGATGAAATGTTTCTTTTAAAAAAGTAAACATATATTCAAATTTGTAAATTAATATATTGTTTTAAGGATAAGGTATTTAGATATAACTAAGTAATATGCGTTTTTAGCTCAGTTGGTAGAGCACCTGACTCTTAATCAGGGTGCCCAGGGTTCGAGTCCCTGAAGGCGCACCATTTTAATATCGGGGTGTGGCGCAGATGGGAGCGCGCGTGGTTTGGGACCATGAGGTCGCAGGTTCAATCCCTGTCACCCCGACCACTATTAAGCGGGTGTAACTCAATGGTAGAGTGTCAGCCTTCCAAGCTGGTTACGAGGGTTCGATTCCCTTCACCCGCTCCAATAAAAAATTAATAAGTATAGATTGCAAGCTCTGACTTTTAACTTTCGCTTTTAAGTTTGAGTTTATTTTCATTTTATGCACCCATAGCTCAGTTGGATAGAGTTGCAGACTTCGAATCTGAAGGTCGAGGGTTCGACTCCCCCTGGGTGCACCAAAAGCCTTGATACAAGCAGGTTTACAGAAATGTGAATTTGCTTGTATTCTTATTTTCCCACACTTTTCCCACACTAGAAATATAAAAAAATAAAAGGATATAAATTTCCCATACTAGATAAATAAATCATTTAATTTTTCAGCTGCATTTACTTTTTCTTTAGGCATAACGTGAGTATAAATATTTGAGGTAGTTGAAATATCGCTATGACCTAATAGAATTTGAACTGTCTTTAGTGGTTCTTTTCTTTCAAATAATTTTGTAGCATATGTGTGTTTTAATGAGTGAAATTTTCTATAAGGAATATTTGCTTTTTTTAGTAATCTTTCATAGCTCCGGGTTAAATTTCTAGCATTGATTACTTTACCTAAATCAGTTGAAAACACATAGTTATTATCAATATAAGAGGCTCCAGCTTTTAATTTTTCACATTTTTGCATTGTTTTATGTTCCTTTAGTACATGAATAAGAGTAGATGGTATAGGGACAGACCTAATAGATGTTTTTGACTTTGGAAGTTGTTCTATTGTTTTAAACTCTTTGCTACCATCAGCAGCAATAATATAAACTTGTTTAACACTTCTTTCTACTTTAAGCTGTTTATTTTCAAAATCAATATCGGTCCATTTCAGCCCTAATAATTCTCCTTCCCTTAATCCTGTTCCAAGAGCTAATAATATTATAGCTTTAAGCCTATGATTTTTTAAAGATACATTTAATATTTTTATTTCTTCATCTGTAAATATCTCAATTATTTTATCCTTTTTTTCTGATCCGCCATTACATAAAATTTTTCATATGAATAATGTAAATTATTCATTATAATAATCGTTTCTCTACCTATTTCAAACAAATTTCTTATATACAAAGATGGTTCACCGTTTAATAATCGATTAAATGGATTTACTTTTATTATTAATATATTTAATACTCTACATAATTCATAAGGATTATTAGTACTATATGTATCAGTAAGTCCAAGTATAATTTCATCAATCCATTTCATAGAGATAAGGGAATAGTTATTATTTTTGTATTTTATAATTATCCCTCCTTTAAAGGCTATTGTAAATTTATTTTTTATATTTATAGCTCAGTAACTCCATTTGTTCAAGCAGTGCATTAGCAAATTCTAATATCTCATCATCTGACATTTTATTTGGTTCAAATCCGTTTGCT from Clostridium pasteurianum BC1 includes:
- a CDS encoding XTP/dITP diphosphatase, which codes for MNKLIVASNNQGKIREIKEILKDFQLQVFSLRELNINIDVLEDGNTFMDNAYKKAKEVYDVTEGYMVLSDDSGLMVDALNGAPGVFSARFSGEHGNDEKNNEKLLNMLKGKDKNQRKAKFVCALVLIIDNHREIRVQEEIKGFITEQKRGKDGFGYDPLFYVPGLEKTFAEMADKEKNGISHRGKALNRLKKKLEEEL
- a CDS encoding metallophosphoesterase, translated to MIIGVLSDTHKLKGYIKNACEYVKDCDLIIHLGDNVDDIEEIKQYYNGNIINVSGNCDYTENIPSERFEIVDGKKFFITHGHNYNVKSSLINLKYKAIEIGADVVLFGHTHVAEVIEEDGILFVNPGSVSMPRNGKNSIGIIEIINGNIEANIKTL
- a CDS encoding tyrosine-type recombinase/integrase; this encodes MLCNGGSEKKDKIIEIFTDEEIKILNVSLKNHRLKAIILLALGTGLREGELLGLKWTDIDFENKQLKVERSVKQVYIIAADGSKEFKTIEQLPKSKTSIRSVPIPSTLIHVLKEHKTMQKCEKLKAGASYIDNNYVFSTDLGKVINARNLTRSYERLLKKANIPYRKFHSLKHTYATKLFERKEPLKTVQILLGHSDISTTSNIYTHVMPKEKVNAAEKLNDLFI